Proteins encoded in a region of the Methanomassiliicoccales archaeon genome:
- a CDS encoding SMC-Scp complex subunit ScpB, whose product MRAVEAVLFASSRPLRMAEIEAATQLTPDAIRRALGKLKKEYDERASSIEVVKIGIRYAMQLRKEYTPYGLPFAEKELPREVLKTAAYIAYNQPLRQSDLAKSLGGEVYEHVRALREAGLVSAHRQGQTFLLTTSKRFAEYFGIASSRKEDIKRWMEAQLVKGGAT is encoded by the coding sequence GTGCGGGCCGTGGAAGCGGTGCTCTTCGCATCCTCTCGGCCATTGCGCATGGCGGAGATCGAGGCTGCTACCCAGTTGACCCCAGACGCCATCCGAAGGGCTCTGGGAAAGCTGAAGAAGGAATATGATGAGCGCGCCTCCTCCATCGAAGTGGTCAAGATCGGTATCCGCTACGCCATGCAGCTGAGGAAGGAGTACACCCCTTACGGCCTACCGTTCGCGGAGAAGGAACTGCCCCGGGAGGTGCTGAAGACCGCGGCGTACATAGCCTACAACCAACCTCTCCGCCAGAGCGACCTGGCAAAGTCATTGGGAGGGGAGGTATACGAGCACGTGCGGGCGCTGCGCGAGGCGGGACTGGTATCCGCTCACCGGCAAGGGCAGACGTTCCTTCTGACCACCTCCAAGCGCTTCGCCGAATACTTCGGCATCGCCTCCTCCCGGAAGGAGGACATCAAGCGCTGGATGGAGGCTCAGTTGGTGAAAGGCGGAGCGACCTGA
- a CDS encoding glycosyltransferase family 2 protein encodes MQDQPCILTIGVPTYNGAETIGQTIESVLSQVGPDKAGLVEVIVSDNASDDKTESTVLGLMSRYPGRVVYHKNETNIGFDANVDTIVHMAKGRFVWPLADDDYLKDGAIDEVLEAIHEHPDVALIFANFEGGSASLTLEEGELCPDGNAFFSRINFKNGLLSSNIVNRSIWLALNLKRYHGRYWIHFAYAMEALSPNSHRQAFILKGTPLGLCIAKGRWGGGGSFIHIGLCLVDIFQEMPNLGYSRGVKKRADFVIKGGYPKYIPMAKAQGLCLDGNLLNSFCSHYWQYPTFWVVDLPLLLIPGSVYRLWFDLRGRGRNRRRTNGSRPR; translated from the coding sequence GTGCAGGATCAACCCTGCATTCTAACCATAGGGGTGCCCACATACAACGGGGCGGAGACCATTGGACAGACCATCGAAAGCGTGCTGTCGCAGGTGGGACCGGATAAGGCGGGTCTGGTGGAAGTGATCGTCTCTGACAACGCCTCCGATGATAAGACGGAGTCGACGGTCCTCGGACTGATGTCGAGGTACCCAGGGAGGGTGGTGTATCACAAGAACGAGACCAACATCGGCTTCGATGCCAATGTTGATACTATCGTGCACATGGCAAAGGGCCGTTTTGTCTGGCCTCTCGCCGATGATGACTATTTGAAGGATGGCGCGATAGATGAGGTCCTCGAAGCCATACACGAACATCCCGACGTGGCATTGATATTCGCGAACTTCGAAGGAGGCTCGGCCAGCTTGACCTTGGAGGAGGGGGAGCTGTGTCCGGACGGCAACGCCTTCTTCAGCCGGATCAACTTCAAGAACGGATTGCTATCGAGCAACATCGTCAACCGGAGCATCTGGTTGGCCCTCAATCTCAAGCGATACCACGGCCGCTATTGGATACACTTCGCTTACGCGATGGAAGCCCTTTCCCCCAACTCCCATCGGCAGGCCTTCATTTTGAAGGGAACCCCCTTGGGCCTCTGCATTGCCAAGGGACGGTGGGGAGGTGGAGGCTCCTTCATACACATCGGTCTCTGTTTGGTGGACATCTTCCAGGAGATGCCGAACCTTGGCTATTCCAGGGGTGTGAAGAAGAGAGCGGACTTCGTGATCAAGGGCGGCTATCCGAAGTATATTCCCATGGCGAAGGCTCAGGGCCTTTGTCTGGATGGTAATCTTCTCAATAGCTTCTGCTCCCATTATTGGCAGTACCCGACCTTTTGGGTGGTGGACCTGCCTTTACTGCTCATTCCAGGAAGTGTCTATCGACTTTGGTTCGATCTTCGCGGCCGCGGGAGGAACAGACGGCGGACGAATGGATCCCGTCCAAGATGA
- a CDS encoding IS5 family transposase has protein sequence MTRRSGAGSWRSRCGCASPARAGAGYAVAIDSPGLKVSNRGEWLRDKWHVHRGWIKAHVAVEVGSGSVVGVVVTDERAPDHRFLPQLVRQAERRLPGPVKRVLADAAYDIRDNFAFLRQRGIDAAIPVRAGASRRSLGKGLARSLAVGERRRVGETGWRLRHQYRMRWKVETTFSAVKRVIGESVMSRRRDIMLREAEQMFAAYNQLMGV, from the coding sequence ATCACTCGACGATCTGGCGCAGGTTCCTGGCGCAGCCGTTGCGGCTGCGCAAGCCCCGCCCGCGCCGGGGCGGGGTACGCGGTGGCGATCGATTCGCCCGGGCTGAAGGTGTCGAACCGGGGCGAGTGGCTCCGGGACAAGTGGCACGTGCACCGGGGTTGGATCAAGGCGCACGTGGCGGTCGAGGTGGGCAGTGGCAGCGTGGTCGGGGTGGTGGTGACGGACGAACGAGCGCCAGACCACCGCTTCCTGCCGCAGCTGGTGCGGCAGGCGGAGCGCCGCCTGCCTGGACCGGTCAAGCGGGTCCTGGCGGACGCGGCCTACGACATCCGGGACAACTTCGCCTTCCTGCGCCAGCGCGGGATCGACGCGGCGATCCCGGTGCGGGCCGGCGCCTCGCGCAGGTCGCTGGGCAAGGGGCTGGCCCGCTCCCTGGCCGTGGGCGAGAGGCGCAGGGTCGGGGAGACTGGGTGGCGCCTGCGCCACCAGTATCGCATGCGGTGGAAGGTGGAGACGACCTTCTCCGCGGTGAAGCGGGTGATTGGAGAGAGCGTGATGTCCAGGCGGCGGGACATCATGCTCCGCGAGGCGGAGCAGATGTTCGCCGCTTACAACCAGCTCATGGGGGTATAA
- a CDS encoding LSM domain-containing protein, which produces MVMPLALLEKSTNKKISLLLKDNRVLEGKLTGYDEYMNMVLEETEERTAEQTRRLGVVILRGNNVVSITPL; this is translated from the coding sequence ATGGTAATGCCACTGGCGCTCCTGGAGAAGTCGACGAACAAGAAGATATCCCTGTTGCTCAAGGACAACCGGGTGCTGGAGGGCAAGCTCACCGGCTACGACGAGTACATGAATATGGTGCTCGAGGAGACGGAGGAGCGCACCGCCGAGCAGACCCGCCGTCTGGGCGTGGTCATCCTGCGCGGCAACAACGTGGTCAGCATAACTCCTCTGTGA
- a CDS encoding NDP-sugar synthase has protein sequence MKAVILAGGLGTRLRPLTYSVPKSLVPVAGKPLVVRIMDSLPPVVDTIILAVSYMRDALEEYFATNPCGRKLVLVNETSPLGTGGALKNVSDHLDECFIAMNGDCIASLNLKHMLKQHREQGGIGTIALWPVEDPSAFGVVELDRSSRVLDFQEKPKREEARSNLINAGIYIFEPEILDYIGKGVVSLEREVFPAILDYGLFGHKFTGHWMDCGTRENLLAAQRKLLEIEPQPAPTMKPDSGCTFLSPSLMRSVATKGARIGPYACIEPCVSIGEGAEVVNSLIMKGVVLGPGSKVVNSIIGPGFKVGEGERVADAIMATK, from the coding sequence ATGAAAGCGGTCATACTCGCTGGTGGATTGGGCACGCGTCTGCGCCCCCTCACTTACTCCGTTCCAAAGTCGCTCGTACCGGTGGCCGGAAAGCCCTTGGTGGTGCGCATCATGGACTCGCTGCCTCCGGTCGTGGACACTATCATCCTGGCCGTCAGCTACATGCGCGATGCCTTGGAGGAGTATTTCGCCACCAACCCCTGCGGCCGGAAGTTGGTGCTGGTGAACGAGACCAGTCCGCTGGGGACGGGGGGCGCGTTGAAGAACGTCAGCGATCATTTGGACGAGTGCTTCATCGCTATGAACGGCGATTGCATCGCCTCTCTCAACCTGAAGCACATGCTCAAGCAGCATCGCGAGCAAGGGGGCATAGGCACCATCGCTTTGTGGCCGGTGGAAGACCCGAGCGCCTTCGGGGTGGTGGAGCTGGACCGTTCCAGTAGAGTGCTGGACTTCCAGGAGAAGCCGAAGCGCGAGGAAGCGCGGTCGAACCTCATCAATGCAGGCATTTACATCTTCGAGCCGGAGATCCTCGATTACATTGGTAAAGGCGTGGTGTCTTTGGAAAGGGAGGTGTTCCCGGCCATTTTGGACTATGGCCTCTTCGGCCACAAGTTCACCGGGCATTGGATGGACTGCGGCACCAGGGAGAATCTCCTGGCCGCCCAGAGAAAATTATTGGAGATCGAGCCGCAGCCGGCGCCCACTATGAAACCGGACTCTGGCTGCACCTTCTTGTCTCCCAGCTTAATGAGGAGCGTGGCCACGAAAGGGGCCAGGATAGGGCCGTACGCCTGCATCGAGCCCTGCGTCAGCATTGGAGAGGGAGCGGAGGTGGTGAACTCCTTGATAATGAAGGGCGTTGTCCTAGGGCCAGGTTCGAAGGTCGTCAACTCGATCATAGGGCCCGGATTCAAGGTGGGAGAGGGCGAGAGAGTCGCGGATGCCATAATGGCCACCAAGTAG
- a CDS encoding ABC transporter permease subunit produces the protein MSWLEKATELISRRRFRKGWLAFIIFFFLVFVIIPTVFVLSYAFTNWGDIQSTVLNDPAEMQKIWTAIANSFEIAGIVTLVDFLVGLPMAWMLVRKKFRGKEFLDTLIDMPLAVPTAALGFSAAIFWGITPADLTNPLGLNIIGSPFLLIILLHIVFSYPYMVRSLAAILEQIDQTYETAGRTLGASKLTAARTITLPLFRAGLVTGIILCFARSLSETGGTVVALTTVGAQKLFYTAPTLIDEVKKNSITNPALIPELSFISIILIVLALALLAVMAIIVKRAHLPIRKIWPRPEKILSRGLAPKAKDFSSILFLSFIVLIPSFFIFTYVLTATPSQPMNWGMFGEALLYSFIVAGVVTVIDLALGVPLALYIARGRSKRLPETLDILVNVPLIVPTVALGYSLGLFWAGGQPVNGAVGIVLVILAHIAFTYPLMVRSVTGAVEEVDPVYEETARTLGAKPVQAFRRVLYPVISSSILAGAIMAFTRSLGETGATRAVVEGANTAPNFIVNLVQAHDYYSAALACIVLIVISYAFMLALRYMVRKRRRD, from the coding sequence ATGAGTTGGCTTGAAAAAGCGACGGAGCTGATCAGTAGGAGGCGATTCCGCAAGGGCTGGCTCGCCTTCATCATCTTTTTCTTCCTCGTTTTCGTCATCATTCCCACAGTTTTCGTGCTCTCCTATGCCTTCACCAACTGGGGCGACATCCAAAGTACGGTCCTCAACGACCCGGCGGAGATGCAAAAGATCTGGACGGCGATCGCCAATTCCTTCGAGATCGCTGGCATCGTGACATTGGTGGACTTCCTGGTCGGATTGCCGATGGCTTGGATGCTGGTCAGGAAGAAGTTCCGGGGCAAGGAGTTCCTGGACACGCTCATCGACATGCCCCTGGCGGTGCCAACGGCCGCCCTGGGCTTCTCCGCGGCCATCTTCTGGGGCATCACCCCGGCAGACCTGACGAACCCCCTGGGGTTGAACATCATCGGGTCGCCATTCCTCCTCATCATATTGTTGCATATTGTCTTCTCCTATCCGTACATGGTACGCTCCCTAGCGGCGATCTTGGAGCAGATCGACCAAACCTACGAGACCGCTGGCCGGACGTTAGGGGCCAGTAAGCTGACAGCGGCTCGGACGATCACCCTCCCGCTGTTCCGGGCGGGCTTGGTTACCGGCATAATCCTCTGCTTCGCTAGGAGCCTGAGCGAGACCGGAGGAACGGTGGTGGCGCTGACCACGGTCGGGGCTCAGAAGCTGTTCTACACCGCGCCGACGCTCATCGACGAGGTGAAGAAGAACTCGATCACCAACCCTGCGCTGATTCCCGAGCTGTCGTTCATCAGCATCATACTCATAGTATTGGCGCTCGCCCTGCTGGCGGTCATGGCGATCATAGTGAAGAGGGCGCACCTGCCGATACGCAAGATATGGCCACGACCGGAGAAGATACTGTCAAGGGGCTTGGCGCCGAAGGCCAAGGACTTCTCCTCCATACTGTTCCTGAGTTTCATCGTCCTCATCCCCTCCTTCTTCATCTTCACCTATGTGCTGACGGCCACGCCCAGCCAGCCGATGAACTGGGGCATGTTCGGGGAGGCGCTGCTCTACTCGTTCATCGTGGCTGGTGTGGTCACGGTCATCGACCTGGCGTTGGGGGTGCCGCTGGCTTTGTACATCGCCCGGGGGCGGTCGAAACGCCTCCCTGAGACCCTGGACATATTGGTCAATGTGCCGCTCATCGTGCCCACCGTCGCCCTCGGTTACTCCTTGGGCTTGTTCTGGGCAGGCGGGCAGCCAGTCAATGGCGCGGTCGGTATTGTACTGGTCATTCTGGCGCACATCGCCTTCACCTATCCGCTGATGGTGAGGAGCGTCACCGGGGCGGTGGAGGAGGTCGACCCGGTCTATGAGGAGACGGCCCGGACGCTTGGCGCGAAGCCGGTCCAGGCTTTCAGGCGTGTGCTCTACCCTGTGATCTCTAGCTCCATTCTAGCTGGGGCCATCATGGCCTTCACCAGGAGCTTGGGGGAGACCGGCGCGACCAGAGCGGTGGTGGAAGGCGCTAACACCGCCCCCAACTTCATCGTCAACCTGGTCCAGGCGCATGATTATTACTCGGCGGCATTGGCCTGCATCGTGCTGATCGTCATCTCCTATGCGTTCATGCTAGCGCTCCGTTACATGGTCAGGAAGAGGAGGAGGGACTAG
- a CDS encoding ABC transporter ATP-binding protein, producing MPTIKLEGVGKRYGDIKAADDLDLEVRNGEYLCLLGPTGAGKTTVLRIISGLTKPDKGKITFDDKVMNEEEPENRRAVMLSQTYALFPQLTVAKNILFGPDIQDVPDEVKKRTLTEMLDLVRLTHRPDAYPKELSGGMQQRTALARALASGADVLLLDEPLRAIDARLRISLRQELRSLAKSLGITTVHVTHDHDEALVMADRIAVIRGGKIIQVGSPAEVFDNPVSPFVANFVGQSNFFVGKVGAKREATEVRGENGRSVMAQPCSCREGENVVVAVKVGNTEISKEGEGFFEGRVERILFEGRNLHIDLDVGELGRFAAKVPSWRLGKLSKGDKVQIKWSAEKASVFPVPPGGLEEELRVE from the coding sequence ATGCCCACCATAAAGTTGGAGGGCGTCGGGAAGCGCTACGGCGATATCAAGGCGGCCGACGACCTGGACCTGGAGGTGCGCAACGGCGAGTATCTCTGTCTCCTCGGGCCCACTGGTGCAGGCAAGACCACGGTGTTGCGCATCATCTCCGGGCTTACTAAGCCAGACAAGGGCAAGATAACATTCGACGACAAGGTCATGAACGAGGAGGAGCCGGAGAACCGCCGGGCGGTCATGCTCTCTCAAACCTACGCATTGTTCCCCCAACTCACGGTGGCGAAGAATATCCTCTTCGGGCCGGACATCCAGGATGTGCCAGATGAGGTGAAGAAGAGGACATTGACGGAGATGCTGGACCTGGTCAGGCTCACCCATCGCCCGGACGCCTACCCGAAGGAGCTGAGCGGGGGCATGCAGCAGAGGACGGCGCTGGCTCGCGCCCTGGCCTCCGGTGCGGACGTGCTCCTCCTGGACGAGCCCCTGAGGGCCATTGACGCCCGGCTGAGGATCAGCCTGAGGCAGGAGCTGAGGTCGCTGGCGAAATCGCTGGGCATCACCACCGTCCATGTCACGCACGACCACGACGAAGCCCTGGTCATGGCCGACCGCATCGCCGTAATCCGCGGAGGAAAGATCATCCAGGTCGGGAGCCCGGCCGAGGTCTTCGACAATCCCGTCTCCCCCTTCGTGGCCAATTTCGTCGGGCAGTCCAACTTCTTCGTGGGCAAGGTGGGCGCCAAGCGCGAGGCCACTGAGGTCCGGGGGGAGAATGGAAGGTCGGTCATGGCCCAGCCCTGCTCTTGCCGCGAGGGGGAGAATGTGGTGGTGGCCGTCAAAGTAGGCAACACCGAGATCTCCAAAGAGGGGGAAGGCTTCTTCGAAGGACGCGTAGAGCGCATTCTCTTCGAGGGTCGCAATCTGCACATCGATCTGGACGTGGGGGAGTTGGGGCGCTTCGCTGCCAAGGTGCCTTCCTGGCGATTGGGCAAGCTGAGCAAGGGAGACAAGGTGCAGATCAAGTGGAGCGCGGAAAAAGCGAGCGTATTCCCCGTGCCTCCGGGCGGACTGGAGGAGGAGCTGAGGGTGGAATAA
- a CDS encoding ABC transporter ATP-binding protein — protein MPQVELKRVTMRYGKLRAVDEVDLTIADGEYVTILGPSGCGKTTLIRIIAGILEPTEGEVWIGGREMRGVPIEDRDVGYVFQNIALFPHLNVEDNVSYGPRVKDLPREEQGQVAKRYLELVKLLDKMEMFPSELCGGEQQKASLARALATGAKLLLLDEPLSALDARVRVDLRYELRRIVKALGLTTVHVTHDQEEAMSVSDRIMVMRAGGVVETGTPEQLYTQPKDIFTANFVGETNLLEGWVKGRAEGKSLIELRDGSTVEVTECGHKEGDAVVISVRPEFVFPFTDGLLSRVQNVTYMGTYWRVVAQSRSEDRVEFDVPAAEGKLYHQGQEVYLTVNRKAAVVYPRPLEGIAEAVKLE, from the coding sequence ATGCCGCAGGTGGAGCTTAAGAGGGTGACGATGCGCTACGGCAAGCTGCGGGCGGTGGATGAGGTCGACCTCACCATAGCCGATGGAGAGTACGTCACCATCCTCGGTCCGTCGGGATGCGGCAAGACCACGCTCATTCGCATCATCGCCGGCATCCTGGAGCCGACCGAAGGAGAGGTCTGGATTGGAGGGAGGGAGATGCGAGGCGTCCCCATCGAGGATCGGGACGTGGGCTACGTCTTCCAGAACATCGCCCTCTTCCCTCATCTGAATGTGGAGGACAACGTCTCCTACGGCCCGCGCGTGAAGGATCTGCCCAGGGAGGAGCAGGGACAGGTTGCCAAGCGATACCTGGAGCTGGTCAAGCTGCTCGACAAGATGGAGATGTTCCCGTCCGAGCTCTGCGGAGGAGAGCAGCAGAAGGCGTCACTGGCCCGGGCCTTGGCCACGGGCGCCAAGCTCCTGCTTCTGGACGAGCCGCTTTCCGCGTTGGACGCCAGGGTGCGCGTGGACCTGCGCTACGAGCTGAGGCGTATCGTGAAGGCCTTGGGACTGACCACTGTGCACGTGACCCACGACCAAGAGGAGGCCATGTCCGTCTCAGACCGCATCATGGTCATGCGTGCCGGTGGGGTCGTTGAGACCGGAACGCCGGAGCAGCTGTACACCCAGCCCAAGGACATATTCACCGCCAACTTCGTGGGCGAGACGAACCTCCTGGAGGGTTGGGTCAAGGGTCGGGCCGAAGGTAAGTCGTTGATCGAGCTGCGCGACGGTTCGACCGTCGAGGTGACGGAGTGTGGTCACAAAGAGGGCGACGCAGTGGTCATCTCCGTTCGCCCGGAGTTCGTTTTCCCATTCACCGATGGACTGCTATCGAGGGTGCAGAACGTCACATACATGGGCACATACTGGAGGGTCGTGGCTCAATCGAGAAGCGAGGACCGAGTGGAGTTCGATGTGCCGGCGGCGGAAGGAAAGCTATATCATCAAGGGCAAGAGGTGTATCTGACGGTGAATCGAAAGGCAGCGGTGGTCTATCCCAGGCCACTAGAAGGCATAGCGGAGGCGGTCAAACTTGAGTGA
- a CDS encoding DUF47 family protein yields the protein MSEAGSLLEWFGKRRESVVMKGIRDHAQKVADTTTELNRVLMALCKEDEERALDAIKREMLSEKEADNLEDIITAELSKGDLEAKEREDLMHLIRRMDYVADWAKEAGMNLQLVIEAKVNVPVTLWNKYCAMTAELEKAAKQLKMSIDNLGVDEDLVIKYERGVEIQEHILDEMYFSTKKEIFFADIDPKAIYLMRDILHGIENSADKCKDAADIIHILVIAQRHKAR from the coding sequence TTGAGTGAAGCTGGTTCGTTGCTGGAATGGTTCGGAAAGCGCCGGGAATCGGTAGTGATGAAGGGAATCCGAGATCATGCACAGAAGGTCGCGGACACCACCACGGAGCTCAACCGAGTGCTCATGGCGCTCTGCAAAGAGGACGAGGAGAGAGCTCTGGACGCGATAAAGCGGGAGATGCTCTCCGAGAAGGAGGCGGACAACCTGGAGGACATCATCACGGCGGAGCTGTCCAAGGGCGACCTGGAGGCGAAGGAGCGGGAGGACCTCATGCACCTCATCCGCCGCATGGACTATGTCGCCGACTGGGCCAAGGAGGCGGGTATGAACCTGCAGTTGGTCATCGAGGCCAAGGTGAACGTGCCGGTGACCCTCTGGAATAAGTATTGCGCCATGACCGCGGAGCTGGAGAAGGCCGCCAAGCAGCTGAAGATGAGCATCGACAACTTGGGAGTGGACGAGGACCTGGTCATCAAGTACGAGAGGGGGGTGGAGATACAGGAGCACATCCTGGACGAGATGTACTTCTCCACCAAGAAGGAGATATTCTTCGCCGACATCGATCCCAAGGCCATCTACCTCATGCGCGATATCCTGCACGGCATCGAGAACTCGGCTGACAAGTGCAAGGACGCTGCGGACATCATCCACATCCTGGTCATAGCCCAGAGGCACAAGGCAAGGTAG
- the glmM gene encoding phosphoglucosamine mutase, whose amino-acid sequence MAERLFGTNGVRGVINEDMTPELAMDVGKAIGTYMKGRVAVGTDTRTSAHMVKSAVLAGLMSAGAEVLDLGLLPTPALQYFVKTNRIAGGVMITASHNPPEFNGIKAVDADGTEMPRTKEETIEGIYFSQAFAIQDWRGVGNIRMAGGAIASYQNAVLQQVDVEAIAKAGIKVVLDCANGAGSVSTPVLLERLGVRAVTLNCNPLGTFPGHPSEPTEDHLEDLKSLVEETGADLGIAHDGDADRTIFIDDKGRYVYGDKSLAVVAAAMVAENDGGIVVTPVSTSSCVEDAVREAGGEVVYTRVGAPIVARKMMELGAVFGGEENGGLIFPKHQYCRDAAMTAAKMIEVLAIEGELSELLKKVPTYQLDKRKVRCPDSRKEGLLQQVCQAFADQRVDQTDGVKVYFDEGWTLIRPSGTEPIFRIYSEGRTEEDAKRIAERCEKLVKELLDE is encoded by the coding sequence ATGGCAGAGCGACTCTTCGGAACGAACGGGGTGCGGGGCGTCATCAACGAGGACATGACGCCCGAGCTGGCGATGGACGTGGGCAAGGCCATCGGCACCTACATGAAGGGACGGGTGGCGGTCGGGACCGATACCCGCACCTCAGCCCACATGGTGAAGAGCGCCGTGCTGGCGGGCCTGATGTCCGCCGGAGCGGAGGTGCTCGACCTGGGACTGCTACCCACTCCGGCCCTGCAGTACTTCGTGAAGACGAACCGCATCGCTGGCGGGGTCATGATCACCGCCTCCCACAATCCCCCGGAGTTCAACGGCATCAAGGCCGTGGACGCGGACGGCACGGAGATGCCCCGGACCAAAGAGGAGACGATCGAGGGCATCTACTTTAGCCAAGCCTTCGCCATCCAGGACTGGAGAGGGGTTGGCAACATCAGAATGGCGGGAGGGGCGATCGCATCCTATCAGAATGCCGTCCTGCAGCAGGTGGATGTTGAGGCGATCGCCAAGGCGGGCATAAAGGTGGTATTGGATTGCGCCAACGGCGCGGGTTCGGTCTCCACCCCGGTTCTGTTGGAGCGTCTGGGCGTTCGGGCCGTGACCCTGAACTGCAATCCTCTGGGAACGTTCCCCGGACACCCTTCCGAGCCGACCGAGGACCATCTGGAGGACCTCAAGTCCTTGGTGGAAGAAACAGGCGCTGACCTGGGAATAGCGCATGACGGGGACGCGGACCGCACCATCTTCATCGACGACAAAGGGCGTTATGTCTACGGGGACAAGAGCCTGGCCGTGGTGGCGGCCGCCATGGTGGCGGAGAACGACGGCGGCATAGTGGTCACGCCCGTCTCCACATCGTCCTGTGTGGAGGACGCGGTGCGCGAGGCGGGTGGAGAAGTGGTCTATACCCGGGTGGGCGCTCCCATCGTGGCTCGAAAGATGATGGAGTTGGGGGCGGTCTTCGGAGGAGAGGAGAACGGCGGACTGATATTCCCCAAGCACCAGTATTGCCGGGACGCGGCCATGACCGCGGCCAAGATGATCGAGGTGCTGGCCATCGAAGGGGAGCTGTCAGAGCTGCTCAAGAAGGTTCCCACATACCAATTGGACAAGCGCAAGGTGCGCTGCCCCGATTCCAGGAAGGAGGGATTGCTGCAGCAGGTGTGCCAGGCATTCGCCGATCAGCGGGTGGACCAGACCGACGGCGTCAAAGTGTATTTCGACGAAGGGTGGACGCTCATCCGTCCTTCAGGCACGGAGCCCATCTTCCGCATCTATTCCGAGGGCAGAACAGAAGAGGACGCGAAGCGCATTGCGGAGCGTTGCGAGAAGCTGGTCAAGGAGCTTTTGGACGAGTGA
- a CDS encoding TMEM165/GDT1 family protein: MASFTLVAVMELGDKTQLSLIALSAQYGDWLLVLLGAAAGFALVTLIGVLVGSEIGKRVPKRYVKLASGAIFVIFGSVFLILALL; encoded by the coding sequence GTGGCCTCCTTCACCTTGGTGGCGGTCATGGAGCTGGGGGACAAGACGCAGCTGTCCCTAATCGCCCTCTCCGCTCAGTATGGCGATTGGCTGCTGGTATTGCTAGGCGCGGCAGCGGGCTTCGCCCTCGTCACCCTCATTGGCGTCCTGGTAGGTTCGGAGATCGGCAAACGCGTACCGAAGAGGTACGTCAAGCTCGCTAGCGGCGCAATATTCGTAATCTTCGGATCGGTGTTCCTGATCCTGGCTCTTCTCTGA
- a CDS encoding TMEM165/GDT1 family protein, producing MDLAPVFSAFVLIALTEIGDKTMIAVITLSSKHSRSTVFLGAFAS from the coding sequence ATGGACCTGGCGCCGGTGTTCTCTGCTTTCGTTCTCATCGCTCTGACGGAGATCGGGGACAAGACCATGATCGCCGTCATCACCCTCTCCTCCAAGCACTCTCGCTCGACTGTGTTCCTGGGCGCCTTCGCGAGCTAG
- the speB gene encoding agmatinase: MVLRGINFAFATASFEKAEFVIVGVPFDRTTSFRPGARAAPNAIREASSNFEPYVFEHDLLLTDVNVHDAGNIEDCGSSEDMVRETKQVVASIVKAGKFPIVMGGEHAVTIPAVQAFQDVGVITIDAHLDFRDEYMNNKLSHACVLRRNADHVGIENVLAFGVRSISMEEKMAKMPEYIDAYTIHEEGVEKAFKRALNMIRRENIYFSLDVDGIDPAYAPGTGTPEPFGLTSMDVKKCINMLGPRLVGFDVNEVSPPYDKGNTAALAARMIIEVISVVHGHRKKQ, translated from the coding sequence ATGGTGCTTCGCGGGATCAATTTTGCCTTCGCCACCGCCAGCTTCGAGAAGGCGGAGTTCGTCATCGTGGGCGTGCCATTCGATCGCACCACCTCTTTCCGGCCAGGTGCGCGGGCCGCTCCCAACGCCATCCGGGAAGCATCTAGCAACTTCGAACCCTATGTCTTCGAGCACGACCTGCTTCTGACAGACGTCAACGTGCATGACGCTGGCAACATCGAAGACTGTGGCTCATCGGAGGACATGGTCCGGGAGACCAAGCAGGTCGTAGCCTCCATCGTCAAGGCGGGCAAGTTCCCCATCGTGATGGGTGGGGAGCATGCCGTCACCATCCCAGCGGTCCAGGCCTTCCAGGATGTAGGGGTCATAACCATCGATGCTCACCTGGATTTCCGGGACGAGTACATGAACAACAAGCTCAGTCACGCCTGCGTGCTGCGCCGGAACGCGGACCACGTGGGCATAGAGAACGTTCTCGCCTTCGGGGTGCGCTCCATCTCCATGGAAGAGAAGATGGCCAAGATGCCGGAGTACATCGACGCCTACACCATCCATGAGGAGGGCGTGGAGAAGGCGTTCAAGCGGGCGCTCAACATGATCCGCCGGGAGAACATCTACTTCTCTCTGGACGTCGACGGCATCGACCCTGCCTACGCACCTGGTACGGGAACGCCAGAACCGTTCGGGCTCACCTCAATGGACGTCAAGAAGTGCATCAACATGCTCGGGCCTCGCCTGGTAGGGTTCGACGTGAACGAGGTCTCTCCACCCTACGACAAAGGGAACACCGCCGCTCTGGCGGCCAGAATGATCATCGAGGTCATCTCGGTGGTGCACGGTCACCGCAAAAAGCAGTGA